From Flavobacterium arcticum, the proteins below share one genomic window:
- a CDS encoding T9SS type B sorting domain-containing protein: MNKNTLFLYTLLLIVGNTFSYATTFVPVNDECGNATVLTVNSGQSCTSIATTSFSAATVSPEGNTCTVATTGDIWYQFVATSTSHTVSLSNFTGTPQPVAMVIYEGADCSTFTQVYCSINNVINATSLTVGETYKLRLYFNTTTPSLTATTFSVCVTTPPPPSDNNQSDCVITTINFDFESPAPPPVTNYPIFLNHNVVQGWRTTASDQMMEFWPVPNYENVPAYSGNQFIELNANLVSGVYQDYQTPEVTTFSYGFAHRGRQGTDTCQLLAGPPGGPYTPVGASVTTSNTAWSYNTGTYDVPAGQTVTRFIFQSVSSVGGASVGNYLDAITFTANNGILSPNPYYMDCGDLIASVEAAGTGTWMAHSDNPSTTTITDASSNSTTISGFTSEGLYYYDWVTQYCVTTLEISFSGDSVPPPVVANVVYCQGETATALTAEVLPGNTASWFAGAPPVPSTAVVGTTNYYVSQVAPTGCESIAALIVVTVNGLGDPVTDFTLPASVCFGSTEVQPQPATGFTAGGTYTAESGLTIDAVTGEIDPATSTPGDYNVVYTVVANSCNTAGNSSVPITIDPVPGTPDFTLVQPDCFITTGTITINSPLGADYTYSIDGTNYQPEAVFTTVPSGTYTLYVQNATGCITEYDSAIIDPVLVTPIVPDVAIAQPTCTVATATVTVNAPIGAQYTYSINDIDYQSSTVFNDVVSGNYTITVQNTDGCMNTTNILVNPQPPTPPTPDVVITQPDCDVLSGILTVSSPIGTEFTYSIDGINYQASTVFSGLSQGSYSVTVMNSFGCSSTSGNFDIDLAPVPVPTPQVSVIQPTCTVATGTITIDAPVGTQYTYSINGIDYQSSTIFNDVLPDTYTITIQNTDGCMATTSIQVNSQPPTPPVPNVVVTQPSCSALLGTLTVNFPVGAGFTYSIDGVNYQASNVFSGLLQGSYSIIAMNSFGCSSTSATYNIDAPLTPVPSPQLSAVQPDCSTALGTIAVSSPLGASYTYSIDGITFQSGILFTGLIPGTYTILVKNADGCIAGSSISVYPAPDMPAIADVTVSQPDCGSATGTITVNSPTGVGLTYSIDGINFQPNPVISGLAQGSYTLTVKNNVGCISVTNPIIISSSLTIPQQPVITAIQPTCDTPTGTITVTSPIGAGLTYSIDGINYQSNTDFTGLTPGMIYNVTVQNAVGCTVMSLPLTIHNAPEVPAVPTLNVVQTDCDNSRGLITVDAPVGEGIKYSINNISFQPSPVFTNLVPGIYTITVRNLDGCTASDTVEIYPQLATSDPGIIDGPLQVCETSTAQFTNATIGGTWSVSNEDRATISDTGELTAISSGNVIVYYTVQNPNECAAVAELSVWIVGAPRPQLFDTFICLDIETGEYANAELNTGLSIDQYSFVWYNGSTELPNTDGYITVTEPGEYSVDVTNIALGCTGSATAIVSVSSQAIVNVVVGEDFNRRQSITITVLGGSGDYEYQLNDGAFQDEAIFTGIEQGEYSVTVRDKNGCGSSTEVIYALNYPRFFSPNGDGVRDTWFIEGLRGRSNTNIYIFDRYGKVVGSVIPGTVGWDGTFDGEILPATDYWFTISYISSDGNSKEFKAHFSLIR, translated from the coding sequence ATGAATAAAAATACTTTGTTTTTATATACTCTACTTCTTATAGTAGGGAATACTTTTTCCTATGCAACAACTTTTGTTCCTGTAAATGATGAGTGTGGTAATGCTACAGTACTCACAGTAAACTCTGGGCAAAGTTGTACAAGTATAGCTACAACATCTTTTTCTGCTGCCACAGTTTCACCAGAGGGCAATACATGTACTGTTGCTACAACAGGCGATATTTGGTATCAGTTTGTGGCAACATCAACATCACATACAGTATCTCTTTCTAATTTTACTGGCACACCCCAACCAGTAGCAATGGTAATTTATGAAGGAGCAGATTGTAGTACTTTTACTCAGGTATATTGCAGTATTAATAATGTAATAAATGCTACTTCACTTACTGTAGGAGAAACATATAAACTAAGACTTTATTTCAATACAACAACTCCTTCGCTTACAGCAACAACATTTAGTGTGTGTGTTACTACACCGCCGCCGCCATCAGATAATAATCAGTCTGACTGTGTTATTACGACAATTAATTTTGATTTTGAGTCCCCAGCCCCTCCTCCTGTAACTAATTACCCTATTTTTCTTAATCATAATGTAGTACAGGGTTGGCGTACAACGGCATCAGACCAAATGATGGAGTTTTGGCCTGTTCCTAATTATGAAAATGTACCAGCTTATAGTGGTAATCAGTTTATAGAACTTAATGCAAATTTAGTGTCAGGTGTATATCAGGATTACCAAACACCAGAAGTTACAACCTTTTCTTATGGTTTTGCCCATCGCGGTCGTCAGGGTACAGATACTTGTCAGCTTTTAGCAGGACCACCAGGCGGTCCTTATACTCCAGTAGGAGCCTCTGTAACTACAAGTAATACCGCATGGAGTTATAATACAGGTACATATGATGTGCCTGCCGGACAAACCGTGACTCGTTTTATATTTCAATCAGTTTCTAGTGTAGGAGGCGCGAGTGTAGGTAATTATCTTGATGCTATAACCTTTACAGCTAACAATGGTATACTTTCGCCTAACCCGTATTATATGGATTGTGGAGATTTAATAGCCAGTGTAGAAGCAGCAGGTACAGGTACATGGATGGCACATAGTGATAACCCGTCAACTACCACAATAACCGATGCATCAAGTAATAGTACAACTATATCAGGTTTTACTTCAGAAGGACTTTATTATTATGATTGGGTTACACAATATTGTGTTACTACACTCGAAATATCATTCTCAGGAGACTCTGTACCACCACCTGTAGTAGCAAACGTAGTGTATTGCCAAGGCGAAACAGCTACTGCACTTACAGCAGAGGTATTACCAGGAAATACTGCTAGTTGGTTTGCAGGCGCTCCACCTGTACCTAGTACCGCTGTAGTAGGAACTACTAATTATTATGTAAGTCAGGTAGCACCCACTGGATGCGAAAGTATTGCAGCGCTTATAGTTGTTACAGTAAATGGTCTTGGTGACCCTGTTACCGATTTTACATTGCCTGCATCAGTATGTTTTGGCAGTACCGAAGTGCAGCCACAGCCCGCAACAGGATTTACTGCAGGAGGTACTTATACCGCCGAAAGTGGTCTTACTATAGATGCTGTAACGGGAGAAATAGATCCTGCTACAAGTACCCCTGGTGATTATAACGTAGTTTATACAGTTGTTGCTAACTCTTGTAATACAGCTGGTAATAGCAGCGTACCAATAACTATAGATCCAGTACCAGGTACACCTGATTTTACATTAGTGCAGCCTGATTGTTTTATAACTACAGGTACTATAACTATAAACAGCCCATTAGGAGCAGACTATACCTATAGTATAGATGGAACTAATTATCAGCCAGAAGCTGTATTTACAACAGTACCATCGGGTACATATACGCTTTATGTGCAAAATGCTACAGGTTGTATCACAGAATATGACTCTGCAATTATAGATCCTGTATTGGTAACACCTATTGTTCCTGATGTAGCTATAGCACAACCTACTTGTACAGTAGCAACAGCAACAGTTACTGTAAACGCTCCGATAGGAGCTCAATATACCTATAGTATTAATGATATAGATTATCAGTCTAGTACAGTGTTTAATGATGTTGTATCAGGTAATTATACTATAACAGTACAAAACACCGATGGTTGTATGAATACTACTAATATATTAGTTAACCCACAACCACCTACACCACCTACACCAGACGTAGTTATAACACAACCCGATTGTGATGTTCTCTCAGGCATATTAACAGTAAGCTCGCCTATAGGTACAGAGTTTACTTATAGTATAGATGGTATAAATTATCAGGCGAGTACTGTTTTTTCTGGACTTTCTCAAGGTAGTTATTCGGTAACAGTAATGAATAGTTTTGGGTGTTCCTCTACTTCAGGAAATTTCGATATAGATTTAGCCCCCGTACCAGTACCCACACCACAAGTTTCGGTAATACAGCCTACTTGTACAGTAGCTACAGGAACGATTACTATAGATGCTCCTGTAGGTACACAATATACCTATAGTATTAACGGTATAGATTATCAGTCTAGTACTATTTTTAATGATGTCTTGCCAGATACCTATACCATAACAATACAAAATACAGATGGCTGTATGGCTACGACCAGTATACAGGTTAATTCGCAGCCGCCTACACCGCCCGTACCTAATGTAGTTGTAACACAACCTAGTTGTAGCGCACTTTTAGGAACATTAACGGTAAACTTTCCAGTAGGAGCAGGTTTTACATATAGTATAGATGGTGTTAATTATCAGGCAAGTAATGTGTTTTCTGGACTTTTACAAGGTAGTTATTCAATAATAGCAATGAATAGTTTCGGATGTTCCTCTACTTCTGCTACTTATAATATAGATGCACCATTAACACCTGTACCATCGCCACAGCTTTCGGCAGTACAACCAGACTGCTCTACAGCATTAGGTACTATAGCAGTGAGTTCGCCTTTAGGAGCATCATATACTTATAGTATAGATGGTATTACTTTCCAGAGCGGAATATTATTTACAGGGCTCATACCTGGCACATATACTATTTTGGTTAAAAATGCAGATGGCTGTATAGCAGGTTCTTCTATTAGTGTATATCCTGCACCTGATATGCCAGCGATAGCTGATGTTACAGTATCGCAACCTGATTGTGGTTCGGCTACGGGTACAATTACAGTAAACAGTCCTACTGGAGTAGGTCTTACTTACAGTATAGATGGTATTAATTTTCAACCAAACCCTGTAATTTCAGGTTTAGCACAAGGTAGTTATACTCTAACTGTAAAAAATAACGTTGGTTGTATCTCTGTAACTAACCCTATAATTATAAGCTCTTCGCTAACGATACCACAACAACCTGTTATTACTGCAATACAACCTACTTGCGATACGCCAACAGGTACTATTACAGTTACATCGCCAATAGGGGCGGGACTTACTTATAGTATAGACGGAATAAATTATCAATCGAATACTGATTTTACAGGTTTAACACCTGGAATGATTTACAATGTAACAGTACAAAATGCTGTGGGGTGTACAGTAATGTCATTGCCTTTAACGATACATAACGCTCCCGAGGTACCAGCTGTACCTACCCTAAATGTAGTGCAGACTGATTGCGATAATTCGAGAGGTCTTATAACGGTAGATGCACCAGTAGGAGAGGGGATTAAATACAGTATAAATAATATATCTTTTCAGCCAAGTCCTGTTTTTACTAACCTAGTACCAGGAATATATACTATAACAGTAAGAAATTTAGATGGTTGTACTGCTAGTGATACTGTAGAGATATACCCTCAGTTAGCAACTTCAGACCCTGGTATAATAGATGGACCTTTGCAGGTTTGTGAAACAAGTACAGCACAGTTTACAAATGCCACTATAGGAGGAACGTGGTCAGTAAGTAATGAAGATAGAGCTACCATAAGCGATACGGGCGAATTAACAGCTATTTCATCGGGTAATGTAATTGTATATTATACAGTACAAAATCCTAATGAATGTGCTGCAGTAGCCGAGTTATCTGTTTGGATAGTAGGTGCACCAAGACCACAACTTTTTGATACTTTTATATGTCTTGATATAGAAACAGGAGAATATGCTAATGCTGAATTAAATACAGGACTCTCGATAGACCAATATAGTTTTGTTTGGTATAATGGCAGTACAGAGTTGCCCAATACAGATGGATATATTACGGTAACTGAACCAGGAGAATATAGTGTAGATGTAACCAATATAGCATTAGGGTGTACGGGTAGTGCTACAGCAATTGTATCGGTATCTTCTCAGGCAATAGTAAATGTAGTAGTAGGCGAAGACTTTAACCGTAGGCAGTCAATAACCATTACTGTTTTAGGAGGTTCAGGTGATTATGAATATCAACTGAATGATGGTGCTTTTCAAGACGAAGCTATATTTACAGGTATAGAACAAGGAGAGTATAGTGTAACTGTGAGAGATAAAAACGGTTGTGGCTCTTCTACTGAAGTAATATATGCACTAAATTATCCACGCTTCTTTAGCCCTAATGGCGATGGTGTTCGCGATACTTGGTTTATAGAAGGGTTAAGAGGTAGATCAAATACTAATATTTATATATTTGATAGATATGGTAAAGTAGTAGGGTCTGTTATACCTGGTACAGTAGGTTGGGATGGCACATTTGATGGCGAAATTCTCCCAGCTACAGATTATTGGTTTACCATTTCTTATATTTCATCTGATGGTAACAGTAAAGAGTTTAAAGCTCATTTTTCTTTAATACGATAA
- a CDS encoding T9SS sorting signal type C domain-containing protein, with translation MLKKSLFRKILFSAALFLSGVTVWGQTDDFTDGNFTSNPTWLGDTSFFTVITDGVVPEGSATTDGSFLAASVNQGNITLMTASTEVSEWEFSLATGDFNPSNSNYIAVVLMSDVAFSGDIAAAEWSGYYLELGVTGSSDKIELWKKPGAGEAIELGELSTTSYGNGALEAGLNIRITRSESGEWQLYTSEGFTYDATPTIAAGSTITDNTYTASSYFGVAQHFTSTSQASRRVYIDNISLGGDVALTTPVTTAATYTSSASFTANWGLVVAATSYRLDVSATSDFSTYVTGYEDLNVGSVTSYEVTGLNPETDYYYRVRAVSDSDTSEDSNIIMLTTGIENVWDGAVWTAGFVPSVIDKAIIEGAYNTATEGEFTSSTMLINPGGSVVIASGTNLIVANEINNTQSAAAFIIENNANLIQTNPNAVNSVALQVQKNSSPLYRLDYSLWSAPVTGQNLLAFSPQTLTNRFYDYDESTDLYTAIAPGANSFKPGYGYLIRTPNNHVDFVDEETPGEVWTGIFEGEVNNGTITVPMETALNGYNLVGNPYPSPINIAAFYAANTGVIDEGSALYFWRKRNDPDATTYATITLAAYTANEAAGGDTGSSTFIGDSDDWVINPGQGFFVQATAGSLAFNNAMRMPVNNGQFFRVEQQVQKSSRIWLNLTTEGEFSQMSIVYNPDMTLGLDYGWDGKMLLVGNPVELYTIANDVNLTVQARPEFAITDSVAVGFYAERAGNYTISLDHVDGLFTEGQDIYLIDYVTGQLINLNDRGYSFTTQAGTNNNRFAIVYNQAYLSTKNSGFNPNEVVVYQTNNDINIDAGTLDITAVNVYDMRGRTLYTNNNVNASQLIVSNLNSDQQVLIVNVTTNRGTVTKKVVY, from the coding sequence ATGTTAAAAAAATCACTTTTCAGGAAAATTTTATTTTCCGCAGCGTTGTTTTTATCTGGAGTAACCGTATGGGGACAAACAGATGACTTTACTGATGGTAATTTTACCTCAAATCCTACTTGGTTAGGCGATACATCTTTTTTTACTGTTATTACCGATGGTGTAGTTCCTGAAGGAAGTGCAACTACCGATGGTTCTTTTCTTGCAGCAAGCGTAAATCAAGGTAATATAACTTTAATGACGGCAAGTACAGAGGTTAGCGAATGGGAATTTTCTTTAGCAACAGGAGACTTTAACCCTAGTAACTCAAACTACATTGCAGTTGTGTTAATGTCTGATGTAGCTTTTTCGGGAGATATTGCAGCAGCAGAATGGTCTGGTTATTATTTAGAATTAGGAGTAACAGGTTCTAGTGATAAGATTGAACTATGGAAAAAACCTGGAGCTGGAGAAGCTATTGAATTAGGAGAATTATCTACTACTTCTTATGGGAATGGTGCGCTAGAAGCAGGCTTAAATATTAGAATTACAAGAAGCGAAAGCGGAGAATGGCAACTATATACTTCAGAAGGTTTTACATATGATGCTACCCCTACAATTGCTGCGGGTAGTACAATAACTGACAATACCTATACAGCATCATCATACTTTGGAGTAGCACAACATTTTACTAGTACAAGTCAAGCATCAAGAAGAGTATATATAGATAATATTTCTTTAGGGGGCGATGTTGCGCTTACTACACCCGTAACTACCGCAGCTACCTATACTTCTAGTGCAAGCTTTACTGCTAACTGGGGTTTAGTTGTTGCTGCTACAAGTTATAGGCTCGATGTTAGCGCAACCTCTGATTTTAGTACGTATGTTACAGGCTATGAAGACCTCAATGTAGGTAGTGTAACAAGTTATGAAGTAACGGGTTTAAACCCTGAAACTGATTATTATTATAGAGTAAGGGCTGTTTCAGATTCTGATACCTCTGAAGACTCTAATATTATAATGTTAACAACGGGGATCGAAAATGTTTGGGATGGCGCTGTTTGGACAGCGGGTTTTGTACCTAGCGTAATTGATAAGGCTATAATAGAGGGGGCTTATAATACTGCAACCGAAGGAGAGTTTACCTCATCTACCATGTTAATAAATCCAGGAGGATCTGTAGTAATAGCTTCGGGTACAAATCTTATAGTAGCCAATGAGATAAACAATACACAGTCGGCAGCAGCATTTATAATAGAAAATAATGCAAACCTTATTCAAACCAACCCAAACGCAGTTAATAGTGTAGCGTTACAAGTACAAAAAAATAGCTCACCATTATATAGACTTGATTATTCTTTATGGTCTGCTCCAGTAACAGGTCAAAATTTATTAGCTTTTTCACCACAAACATTAACCAATCGTTTTTATGATTATGATGAGTCAACAGATCTTTATACAGCAATAGCACCAGGGGCAAATAGCTTTAAACCTGGGTACGGATACCTAATACGCACACCAAATAACCATGTTGATTTTGTAGACGAAGAAACACCCGGTGAAGTTTGGACAGGTATCTTTGAAGGAGAGGTAAATAACGGTACAATAACTGTACCTATGGAAACAGCATTAAATGGTTATAACCTTGTAGGTAATCCATATCCGTCACCTATAAATATTGCAGCTTTTTATGCGGCTAATACAGGTGTAATTGATGAGGGGTCAGCGTTATATTTCTGGAGAAAACGAAATGATCCCGATGCAACTACTTATGCTACAATAACCCTTGCTGCTTATACTGCTAATGAAGCAGCTGGAGGCGATACAGGTTCGAGCACATTTATAGGGGATTCAGACGATTGGGTTATAAATCCAGGTCAAGGCTTTTTTGTTCAAGCAACGGCAGGTTCACTTGCTTTCAACAACGCTATGCGTATGCCGGTAAACAATGGTCAGTTTTTTAGGGTAGAACAGCAAGTACAAAAAAGTTCTCGTATTTGGTTAAATCTTACCACTGAAGGTGAATTTAGTCAAATGTCAATTGTTTATAATCCTGATATGACTTTAGGTCTTGATTATGGTTGGGACGGTAAAATGCTCCTTGTAGGTAACCCTGTAGAGCTATATACAATAGCAAACGATGTTAATTTAACTGTACAAGCAAGACCTGAATTTGCTATAACAGACAGTGTAGCTGTAGGTTTTTATGCCGAAAGGGCAGGTAACTATACTATAAGCCTTGATCATGTAGATGGATTGTTTACAGAAGGTCAGGATATTTACCTTATCGATTATGTAACAGGGCAACTTATCAATCTTAATGATAGAGGGTATAGTTTTACTACACAAGCAGGTACTAATAATAACAGGTTTGCAATAGTATACAATCAGGCATACCTTAGTACTAAAAATTCAGGCTTTAATCCTAACGAAGTAGTAGTTTACCAAACTAACAATGATATAAACATTGATGCAGGTACACTTGATATTACAGCAGTAAATGTTTATGATATGAGAGGAAGAACATTATATACTAATAATAATGTAAATGCAAGCCAATTAATAGTAAGTAATTTAAACTCTGATCAGCAGGTGCTTATCGTGAATGTTACTACTAATAGAGGTACTGTAACTAAGAAAGTAGTTTATTAA